Proteins from one Scyliorhinus canicula chromosome 6, sScyCan1.1, whole genome shotgun sequence genomic window:
- the LOC119966968 gene encoding sphingolipid delta(4)-desaturase DES1-like — translation MGPDHNLKWIVTLMVAVQLLAFYLVKDLDWKWVIFWAYVFGGCLNHSITLAIHEISHNAAFGNKRSLLNRYFGMFANLPVGLPYSISFKRYHMDHHRYMGGDGIDVDIPTEFEGWFFCTRFRKLFWVILQPLFYAVRPLCINPKPITYLEISNLIVQLTFNLLLYHFWGIKSIVYMLSGSLLGMGLHPISGHFIAEHYMFLKGHETYSYYGPLNLITFNVGYHNEHHDFPSVPGCRLPQVKKIAADYYDQLPQYSSWVRVLYDFIMDDTISPYSRIKRTVKDAKQD, via the exons ATGGGCCCAGATCACAACCTGAAATGGATTGTCACACTGATGGTAGCAGTTCAGCTTTTGGCCTTTTACCTTGTGAAGGACTTGGACTGGAAGTGGGTGATTTTCTGGGCATATGTATTTGGTGGGTGTTTAAACCATTCCATAACACTGGCCATCCATGAAATTTCTCACAATGCCGCCTTTGGGAATAAGCGATCACTGTTGAACCGTTACTTTGGCATGTTTGCAAACCTCCCTGTTGGCTTGCCCTACTCGATCTCCTTCAAGAGGTATCACATGGACCATCACCGCTACATGGGAGGGGATGGTATTGATGTGGACATTCCGACTGAGTTTGAGGGATGGTTTTTCTGCACCAGATTCAGGAAACTGTTTTGGGTCATACTTCAGCCACTCTTCTATGCTGTTCGTCCACTGTGCATCAACCCCAAACCTATCACTTACCTGGAGATATCCAACCTGATTGTTCAGCTAACCTTTAATCTGCTGCTTTATCATTTCTGGGGAATCAAGTCCATTGTGTATATGTTGTCAGGGTCCCTCCTTGGCATGGGCCTACATCCCATCTCTGGGCACTTCATTGCTGAACATTACATGTTTCTGAAGGGCCATGAAACCTATTCTTATTATGGACCCCTCAATCTAATCACCTTCAATGTAGGATATCACAATGAGCACCATGACTTTCCCAGCGTTCCAGGATGCCGGCTTCCTCAA GTGAAGAAGATAGCTGCCGATTATTATGACCAGCTGCCACAGTACTCTTCCTGGGTGAGAGTACTGTATGACTTCATCATGGATGATACCATCAGTCCATACTCTCGTATTAAGAGAACTGTGAAAGATGCCAAACAAGATTAG